Sequence from the Pontibacter pudoricolor genome:
TGTCCAGGTGAAATACATCGCTCAGCATCAGTTTAAAGCCTATAAATACCAGTATCACCGACAAACCATAATGCAGGTAATGGAACAGCTGCATGATACCTGCCAATGCAAAATACAGTGCCCGTAAGCCCAGCAGCGCAAATACGTTAGAGGTATAAACTATAAACGGATCTTTAGAGATGGCCAGGATGGCCGGGATAGAGTCTGCAGCAAAAACGATATCCGTTGTCTCGACCATGATCAGTACCAGGAACAAAGGCGTGGCAAATATTTTACCGTCGATCTTGGTGAAAAACTTACCGCCAACCGAGTGCTTTGTAAAGGGCAGCTTCTGGCTTATCCAAACTATAAACGGATTCTGCTCGGGGTGTAGCTCGTCATCGTTCTTCTGGAAAGCCATTTTTATACCTGTAAATATCAGGAATGCACCGAGTATGTAAATAATGAAGTGGAACTTGGCAATTAGCGCAACGCCTACTAATATAAAGATCGCCCTGAACACCAGCGCACCCAGAACACCCCAGAAAAGGATCTTGTGCTGGTATTTGGTAGGAACCTTAAAGTAGTTGAAGATCAAGATGAAAACGAACAGGTTGTCGACGCTCAGCGATTTTTCTATGAGATAGCCGGTCAGGAATTCAAGAGCCGGCCCGGGGCCTTCCCAGAAATAGATCAGGGCGTTAAAAGCCAGTGACAACCCAATCCAGAAGGCACTCCACAGCAATGCCTCTTTAATCTTTACTTCGTGCTCTTTACGGTGAAATACGAAAAGGTCAAGACCGAGAAGTAACAGTACAAATACATTAAATAGAATCCAGAAATATATATTATCCATAGAAAAGGAATTCAGAAACGATGGCTGATACCCGTAAAACTATACGCTTTGCAGGTGCATAATGCGTAAAGTTAACTTATTTGCTTGTAGATATATAGGGAGGTACTATGAAATTCTGGCAGAAACCGGGAATTGAGCCGGATACCACAAAAAAAACAGGAACTGTTAGTAACGGTCGAAGTGGCGGAAGAAACTGTTCACTTTCATTTTAAGCACTCCTAATACAGCCTCTTTAAATATCCCGGACGACATTTTAGAATGCCCTTTGGTGCGGTCGGTAAAAATGATGGGCACTTCCTTTATTTTGAAGCCATACTTGTAAGACAGGAACTTCATCTCGATCTGGAAAGCATAGCCCACAAACCTGATCTTGTTAAGCTGTATCGTTTTAAGCACCTGGCGGCGGTAGCATTTAAAGCCGGCAGTTGTATCAGCAATGGGCATTCCGGTTATAAGGCGCACATACCAGCTGGCAAACCAGGACATGAGTACACGGTTCATAGGCCAGTTAACTACATTCACACCTTGTATGTAGCGGCTGCCAATGGCCAGATCGTAGCCATCTACAGCACAGGCATCATGCAGCTTAATAAGGTCGTCGGGGTTATGCGAGAAGTCGGCATCCATCTCAAAAATATACTCATAGCCATTGCGCAACGCATATTTAAAACCATGGATATAAGCGGTACCTAAACCAAGCTTGCCCATACGGGTTTCGAGGTAAAGGCGCTCCGGGTACTCGGGTTGCAGGTCGCGTACAATGTTGGCAGTGCCGTCAGGGGAGTTGTCGTCGATGATCAAAAGATGAAAGGGGTGAGCCAGTGACATCACTTTCCGAACTATAGCTTCAATGTTCTCCCGTTCATTATAGGTTGGGATGATCACCAACGATTCTTTCATGCCACAAATATAGCTATTCAGCTATTGATGGTGCGGGCCTTTTTAAATTAATTTTGTGAGCCAGTTCTTTAGCATGACGAATGCAACCAACCACGGATACACCGGCTTGCCAGTTGGCAGCTATAAACAGGCCCTCTTGTTCCAGCCTTTCTGCCATGTGGTGCGCATCTTCAATATACAGATCGTATTGCGGAATGGAATGTTCCCAAAGGTACATGTGCTGAAACACTGGTTTATCAGCTTTTATGCCGTAAGTAACTTCAAGTTCCTTGTGCACACACGCCATCAGTTCATCCTTATGGGTGAGGGCGTGTTGTTCAAACTGTGCACCACCAACAAAACTGGTAAATAATACCTCATGCGGGCGGCATCGCCCTTCAAATAAGGAGCTGGACCAGACAGAACTCACTGCAAACGGGCATTCAGCTTTAGGATGCAGGGCTCCGTATCCATCAAGTTCATGGCTTACATCGTTGCGGTTGTATACCGAGTGCACAACAGCCATAGGCGGGTAATGTATGTTTTGTAGCGCTGCCGCCATTCCCGGAAATGTATAATGCAGCAATTCTGCGGCCTGAAGTGCCGGCAGCGCCAGTACCAGCAGGTTATATTCCTGGGTGTCGTAGTCGCCGGTGGTGGCACAGCTTATAATATATTTGCCCTGGTTGCGGGTAATCATTTCTACGCGATGCCCGGTATGCAGCGAAATAAGTTTTTCGGCAATGGCATTTGGCAGGGTCTGCATTCCGTTTGCAAACGAAATGTTTTGATGCGTAAGCTGGTCACTCTTTTGTTGCATCAGGCCTTTGAGCACTGAGCCATAGTTATTCTCCAGTTCCTTCAGTGCCGGGAGAGCTTTACGAACAAGCAGTTTCTCAGGGTCGCCGCCATATATGCCTGCTATAAACGGATTAACAGCATAGTTGATAACGCCATGCCCAAATCGTCGTTCAAAAAACTGGGCTATGGTTTCGTAATCTATGTCTGCAGGCGGAATTTCTTTTTCTCTGAGGATGCGCAGCTTCGTCTTCCAGGAAAAGAAAGTGTTGGATAGGAGAGAGAAAGGATTTGCCGGAAGCTTTTCGTAGGATCCATTGTGAAGTACATACCGCTGATAACCTGCCTGTGCGGCTGGTACTACTTCCCGTTCCAGTTTTAATTCCTGGAGAAGGGTTTTTAGTTCAGGGGTAACTTGCAGCGAGTTTGGACCGAGTTCTAAAAGATATCCGCTTTCCTTTACCGTTTTTATATTACCACCAACATTTTCACTCGCTTCAAAAAGGTCATAAGGTACTCCAAGCTTTTGCAGGTAATAAGCCAGCGCCAATCCCGAAATTCCTGCACCAATAATCGCCACTCTCATACATTTGCCTTTCCTGCTTTAGATTTACCTCCTGTAATTGCACTATGTTTTCATGTTTTTCTACCCTGGTTCTACTTATCTTTACGATAGG
This genomic interval carries:
- a CDS encoding TerC family protein; this encodes MDNIYFWILFNVFVLLLLGLDLFVFHRKEHEVKIKEALLWSAFWIGLSLAFNALIYFWEGPGPALEFLTGYLIEKSLSVDNLFVFILIFNYFKVPTKYQHKILFWGVLGALVFRAIFILVGVALIAKFHFIIYILGAFLIFTGIKMAFQKNDDELHPEQNPFIVWISQKLPFTKHSVGGKFFTKIDGKIFATPLFLVLIMVETTDIVFAADSIPAILAISKDPFIVYTSNVFALLGLRALYFALAGIMQLFHYLHYGLSVILVFIGFKLMLSDVFHLDMRIALGVVGGILAISVIASLLFPKKEEDLPKPQNFEDKTDAGVK
- a CDS encoding polyprenol monophosphomannose synthase: MKESLVIIPTYNERENIEAIVRKVMSLAHPFHLLIIDDNSPDGTANIVRDLQPEYPERLYLETRMGKLGLGTAYIHGFKYALRNGYEYIFEMDADFSHNPDDLIKLHDACAVDGYDLAIGSRYIQGVNVVNWPMNRVLMSWFASWYVRLITGMPIADTTAGFKCYRRQVLKTIQLNKIRFVGYAFQIEMKFLSYKYGFKIKEVPIIFTDRTKGHSKMSSGIFKEAVLGVLKMKVNSFFRHFDRY
- the hemG gene encoding protoporphyrinogen oxidase, with amino-acid sequence MRVAIIGAGISGLALAYYLQKLGVPYDLFEASENVGGNIKTVKESGYLLELGPNSLQVTPELKTLLQELKLEREVVPAAQAGYQRYVLHNGSYEKLPANPFSLLSNTFFSWKTKLRILREKEIPPADIDYETIAQFFERRFGHGVINYAVNPFIAGIYGGDPEKLLVRKALPALKELENNYGSVLKGLMQQKSDQLTHQNISFANGMQTLPNAIAEKLISLHTGHRVEMITRNQGKYIISCATTGDYDTQEYNLLVLALPALQAAELLHYTFPGMAAALQNIHYPPMAVVHSVYNRNDVSHELDGYGALHPKAECPFAVSSVWSSSLFEGRCRPHEVLFTSFVGGAQFEQHALTHKDELMACVHKELEVTYGIKADKPVFQHMYLWEHSIPQYDLYIEDAHHMAERLEQEGLFIAANWQAGVSVVGCIRHAKELAHKINLKRPAPSIAE